The Blastomonas fulva genome contains a region encoding:
- a CDS encoding enoyl-CoA hydratase/isomerase family protein — MADEPHLLTREDDGVLIVSLNRPEKLNALSGETMQLFEAALLHFRDTDALRVMLIRANGRYFCAGADMRSGSGGATKRTATGIRENHRTGLHGMHRIYDEMEHIEKPIVAAIHSACVGGGLEMALSCDFRLAAKGASFSFPEGLFGVLPASNGVSRLTRTCGPHWARWLIMGNQKADADKAHIMGLVHDVLPDDGFDDAALAFCHHLKKSDAEQMGAAKIAIDMAAEVGRDTARHVERMANSALMLNPAYQARIEQYIKGIGSKE, encoded by the coding sequence ATGGCCGATGAACCGCACCTTTTGACCCGTGAGGACGATGGCGTCCTGATCGTATCGCTGAACCGGCCCGAAAAGCTCAATGCCCTTTCGGGAGAAACGATGCAGCTGTTCGAGGCTGCACTGCTGCACTTTCGGGACACTGACGCACTGCGGGTCATGCTGATCCGGGCCAACGGGCGGTATTTCTGTGCCGGAGCCGATATGCGCAGCGGTAGCGGCGGAGCGACCAAGCGCACCGCGACTGGTATCCGCGAAAACCACCGGACCGGCCTGCACGGCATGCACCGCATTTATGACGAGATGGAGCATATCGAAAAGCCGATCGTCGCGGCCATCCATTCGGCGTGCGTTGGCGGCGGGCTTGAGATGGCGCTGTCCTGCGATTTCAGGCTGGCCGCCAAAGGGGCTTCGTTCTCCTTCCCCGAAGGCTTGTTCGGGGTGCTGCCCGCGAGCAACGGAGTCAGCCGGCTGACCCGGACCTGCGGCCCACACTGGGCCCGCTGGTTGATCATGGGCAACCAGAAAGCCGATGCCGACAAGGCGCACATCATGGGGCTTGTGCACGACGTGCTGCCCGATGACGGCTTCGACGATGCAGCGCTGGCGTTCTGTCATCATCTTAAGAAGAGCGACGCGGAGCAGATGGGGGCGGCCAAGATCGCGATCGACATGGCTGCTGAGGTCGGTCGCGATACTGCCCGCCATGTCGAACGCATGGCCAACAGCGCACTGATGCTCAACCCGGCCTACCAGGCCCGGATCGAGCAGTATATCAAGGGCATCGGATCCAAGGAATAA
- a CDS encoding acyl-CoA dehydrogenase family protein translates to MNFDLTDDQEMMRDMFARFLDENSSMARVRAAAPGGFDPDLWRGLAEQGALSIRVPEDAGGLGLGLFDATLLMTEAGRTLVSGPLAEALVAARLLAQSGAQPDLLERVLAGDAVVTIALHDIATTPQQWVAGASIAEAVIARRGADVVLVTLAAADQKAERNLADTPIAHIDFTGREGAPLAIASADFDAGVEEWKLLISAGLAGLSKESLRLASAYAGERKQFGQFIGQFQGISHPLADLVCEADGGTMLVWKAILNIADGSKEAGAAVSIAAWWNAIAAARCVAQALHTFGGYGLTTEYDIHLFNLRAKAWPLVYGDPALLLDEAGRRLYAGETASLPPAGDCPIEFDLGEDAAQMTREIDAFFTSQVSDEERSHFHYSWEGFVPTVHKKLADAGLLFPGLPGDLRGKKLSHYAQMAAMDAFEHHGYNNPAANVTQMVALIIHRFGSDELKADVLPRLMQGEAICSLGYSEPGSGSDVFAAQCKATPEGKGWRIDGTKMFTSGANLSSYVLMLCRTNTEVAKHAGLTMFIVPLKAEGVTVQPVYTFQDERTNITFYDNVRIPDSWRLGEVDGGVKTMSASLELEHGGGFGKYMRKMLDAGVAACRQISRNGKPLIEQQQAQARLARTAAHLWLAELITFRAQWVIAEKKANLAYGPMAKMFSSEKFLTDARDLLDLTAPDSLSLRPGPTAELNLFYRHAQGATIYGGTSEVHRSMIAERNLGLPRTRA, encoded by the coding sequence ATGAATTTCGACCTGACCGACGACCAGGAGATGATGCGCGACATGTTCGCGCGGTTCCTCGATGAAAACAGCAGCATGGCCCGGGTACGCGCCGCTGCTCCGGGCGGGTTCGACCCGGATCTGTGGCGCGGTCTGGCGGAACAGGGCGCACTGTCCATTCGTGTTCCCGAAGACGCCGGTGGCCTTGGCCTCGGCCTGTTCGATGCAACCCTTCTGATGACAGAGGCGGGCCGCACTCTGGTTTCCGGGCCGCTGGCAGAAGCGCTGGTTGCAGCCCGGCTGCTGGCGCAATCGGGGGCGCAGCCTGACCTTCTGGAACGCGTTCTGGCAGGCGACGCGGTGGTGACAATTGCCTTGCACGACATCGCGACAACCCCGCAGCAATGGGTGGCAGGCGCCAGCATCGCCGAGGCCGTGATCGCCCGCCGTGGTGCGGATGTCGTGCTCGTCACACTCGCCGCTGCCGATCAAAAGGCCGAACGCAACCTGGCCGATACGCCGATAGCGCACATCGACTTTACCGGGCGTGAGGGTGCGCCGCTCGCGATTGCATCAGCCGACTTCGACGCCGGCGTGGAAGAATGGAAACTGCTGATTTCAGCGGGGCTTGCAGGGCTTTCGAAGGAGTCGCTGAGGCTCGCATCGGCCTATGCTGGCGAGCGCAAGCAGTTCGGCCAGTTCATCGGCCAGTTCCAGGGCATCTCGCACCCGCTCGCTGATCTGGTGTGCGAGGCCGATGGCGGCACGATGCTGGTGTGGAAGGCTATCCTCAATATCGCAGATGGCAGTAAAGAGGCAGGTGCTGCCGTCTCGATCGCAGCGTGGTGGAACGCAATCGCCGCGGCGCGCTGCGTTGCCCAGGCGCTGCACACCTTCGGCGGCTACGGTCTCACCACCGAATACGACATCCACCTGTTCAATCTGCGTGCCAAGGCCTGGCCCCTTGTCTATGGGGACCCGGCGCTGCTGCTCGACGAGGCCGGACGGCGGCTGTATGCCGGTGAAACCGCTTCGCTCCCCCCCGCCGGCGACTGCCCGATCGAGTTTGATCTGGGCGAGGATGCCGCGCAGATGACCCGCGAGATCGATGCGTTCTTCACGAGCCAGGTCAGCGACGAGGAACGATCACACTTCCACTACAGCTGGGAGGGCTTTGTCCCCACGGTCCACAAGAAGCTGGCTGATGCAGGTCTGCTGTTCCCCGGTCTACCGGGCGATCTGCGTGGCAAGAAGCTGTCGCATTATGCGCAGATGGCCGCGATGGATGCGTTCGAGCATCACGGTTACAACAACCCTGCTGCCAACGTGACGCAGATGGTGGCGTTGATCATCCATCGCTTCGGGTCGGACGAACTCAAGGCAGACGTGCTGCCCAGGCTGATGCAGGGCGAGGCCATCTGCAGCCTGGGATATTCGGAACCGGGTTCAGGATCCGACGTGTTCGCGGCGCAATGCAAAGCGACACCCGAAGGAAAGGGATGGCGGATCGACGGCACCAAAATGTTCACATCCGGCGCGAACCTGTCATCCTATGTGCTGATGCTGTGCCGCACCAACACCGAAGTGGCCAAGCATGCCGGGCTCACGATGTTCATCGTGCCGCTGAAAGCCGAGGGCGTGACGGTTCAGCCCGTTTACACCTTCCAGGATGAACGCACGAACATCACCTTCTACGACAATGTCCGCATCCCCGACAGCTGGCGGCTGGGGGAGGTCGATGGCGGCGTCAAGACGATGAGCGCCAGCCTGGAGCTCGAACACGGCGGCGGCTTCGGCAAGTACATGCGCAAGATGCTGGACGCAGGCGTCGCTGCGTGCCGCCAGATCAGCCGGAATGGCAAGCCGCTGATCGAGCAGCAGCAGGCCCAAGCGCGGCTTGCCCGAACCGCCGCGCATCTGTGGTTGGCCGAGCTCATAACGTTCCGCGCGCAATGGGTGATCGCGGAGAAGAAGGCCAACCTCGCTTATGGCCCGATGGCCAAGATGTTCTCGTCCGAGAAGTTTCTGACCGATGCACGCGACCTGCTGGACCTGACTGCACCCGATTCGCTATCGCTGCGGCCCGGGCCGACAGCCGAGCTCAATCTGTTCTATCGCCATGCGCAAGGAGCGACCATCTATGGCGGGACCAGCGAAGTGCATCGATCGATGATCGCCGAGCGGAACCTGGGACTGCCCCGCACGCGGGCTTGA
- a CDS encoding coniferyl-alcohol dehydrogenase produces MNDLLGYRGKRVIVSGCYSGMGEATAKLLLDLGADVHGLDYKPCALPLASFQQIDLRDPASIEAGVAAIGGKIDALFNCAGLPGGGAFPAMDTFAVNFAGTRHLTECVIPAMGEGGAIVSIASTGGLGWSRRIPVHMELMQTSGFDGAIAWAEAHSEHVAEGYAFSKEAVIVWTQFMCARLIKKGIRINCTLPSPTQTPMMETFHATSGKEVVDAAAEPLGRYSTAKEQAQGVALLNSGMAGIITGVVLPVDGGFMGSLATGQIDISKMMSRAKPAA; encoded by the coding sequence ATGAACGATCTTCTGGGCTATCGGGGCAAACGGGTGATCGTCAGCGGATGCTATTCCGGCATGGGTGAGGCGACCGCGAAGCTGCTGCTCGATCTGGGTGCGGATGTCCACGGCCTCGACTACAAGCCGTGCGCGCTTCCCTTGGCATCGTTTCAGCAGATAGACCTGCGCGATCCGGCGAGCATAGAGGCGGGCGTGGCCGCTATTGGCGGCAAGATTGATGCCTTGTTCAATTGCGCAGGCCTGCCCGGTGGCGGTGCGTTTCCGGCTATGGACACCTTCGCGGTCAACTTTGCCGGCACCCGCCATCTGACCGAATGCGTGATCCCTGCAATGGGCGAAGGCGGCGCCATCGTCAGCATCGCTTCCACTGGCGGGCTGGGCTGGTCGAGGCGCATTCCGGTGCACATGGAACTCATGCAGACCAGCGGTTTTGATGGCGCGATCGCCTGGGCCGAGGCGCACAGCGAGCATGTAGCCGAAGGCTACGCCTTCTCGAAGGAGGCGGTGATCGTGTGGACACAGTTCATGTGCGCCCGGCTGATCAAGAAAGGCATCCGCATCAACTGCACCCTGCCATCCCCAACCCAGACCCCGATGATGGAGACCTTCCATGCGACATCGGGCAAGGAGGTGGTCGATGCCGCGGCCGAGCCGCTGGGCCGTTATTCCACCGCGAAGGAGCAGGCGCAGGGCGTTGCACTTTTGAACAGCGGCATGGCCGGCATTATCACTGGCGTTGTGTTGCCGGTCGATGGCGGATTCATGGGATCGCTCGCCACTGGGCAAATCGACATTTCGAAAATGATGAGCAGGGCCAAGCCCGCAGCCTGA
- a CDS encoding Zn-ribbon domain-containing OB-fold protein yields MTWQRSRIRLDGDNTAFWTGGAEGLLNIHKCADCGGFTHPPREFCRHCQSDNVGPHAVSGAGVIDTYTVNHQKWAADMEVPFVIARVRLDDAPDVCLTTNIVNCPVDSVDIGDRVRVVFEEQDGIWYPLFEKVE; encoded by the coding sequence ATGACATGGCAACGCTCGCGCATCAGGCTTGATGGCGACAACACGGCATTCTGGACCGGCGGGGCGGAAGGGCTGCTGAACATTCATAAATGCGCCGATTGCGGCGGATTCACCCATCCCCCGCGAGAGTTCTGCCGCCACTGCCAGTCAGACAACGTCGGGCCCCATGCCGTGTCAGGGGCAGGGGTCATCGACACCTATACTGTCAATCACCAGAAATGGGCCGCCGATATGGAAGTGCCCTTTGTGATTGCCCGGGTCAGGCTGGACGATGCGCCAGATGTGTGTCTCACCACCAACATCGTCAACTGCCCGGTCGACAGCGTCGACATTGGCGACCGGGTGAGGGTCGTTTTCGAGGAACAGGACGGCATATGGTACCCGTTGTTCGAGAAGGTGGAATGA
- a CDS encoding thiolase family protein codes for MTMAREAYITGIGMSEVGVRLARSPLGLTMDAIREAVSDAGLTLDQIDGVSTYPGKMQTFLGFSPIGVDDVIETCGLKTRWHSGAAEATAQLGAIADAAAAVRSGNARHVLCFRTVYEAAAMARPEQFPPLERRKDVTGNSQWVSPFGAFSAACWTAQFAMRHMKQYGMTREQLAQVAINDHRNAALNPRAMVKEPLTIEKYLDARMISTPFCLYDCDRFTDASTVVIVSAGDALDEVTSTPIRIAASAGSVDRYSWDQAEWAAAYPTGRDLWKNTDYTVDDLDTVQLYDGFSFQPITWLEGLGVCGVGEGHRFIEGGTRIALDGELPMNTGGGQLGWGRLHGFGYAYESVVQLRGDGGARQIKGDPTLAVATSGGGPMAAALLLARD; via the coding sequence ATGACCATGGCGCGTGAAGCATATATCACTGGCATCGGCATGTCCGAGGTCGGTGTGCGTCTGGCGCGCTCGCCGCTGGGGCTGACCATGGATGCGATCCGCGAGGCGGTTTCGGACGCCGGCCTGACGCTGGACCAGATCGACGGGGTTTCGACCTATCCCGGCAAGATGCAGACATTCCTGGGCTTTTCCCCCATTGGCGTCGACGATGTGATCGAAACCTGCGGGTTGAAGACGCGCTGGCACTCTGGTGCGGCCGAGGCGACTGCGCAGCTTGGCGCGATTGCAGATGCAGCAGCGGCCGTGCGGTCAGGCAATGCCCGGCACGTCCTGTGCTTCCGGACGGTGTACGAAGCGGCTGCGATGGCACGGCCGGAGCAGTTCCCGCCGCTGGAACGCCGCAAGGATGTGACGGGCAACTCGCAATGGGTATCGCCCTTTGGCGCGTTCTCGGCGGCCTGCTGGACCGCGCAGTTCGCGATGCGGCACATGAAGCAGTACGGCATGACCCGCGAGCAGCTGGCGCAGGTCGCGATCAACGACCATCGCAATGCCGCGCTCAATCCGCGCGCGATGGTGAAAGAGCCGCTGACGATTGAAAAGTATCTCGACGCGCGGATGATCTCGACGCCGTTCTGCCTGTATGATTGCGACCGCTTCACCGATGCATCGACGGTGGTGATCGTCTCGGCGGGAGACGCGCTGGACGAGGTCACATCCACGCCGATCCGGATCGCAGCGTCGGCAGGGTCGGTGGATCGTTACAGCTGGGACCAGGCCGAATGGGCGGCCGCCTATCCCACCGGGCGCGACCTGTGGAAAAACACCGACTATACCGTTGATGATCTCGACACGGTCCAGCTCTACGACGGCTTCTCGTTCCAGCCGATCACCTGGCTGGAAGGGCTTGGCGTCTGCGGGGTAGGCGAAGGGCACAGGTTCATCGAAGGCGGAACTCGGATCGCGCTGGATGGCGAGTTGCCGATGAACACTGGCGGCGGACAGCTTGGCTGGGGCCGGTTGCACGGCTTTGGCTATGCCTATGAATCGGTCGTGCAGCTGCGCGGCGATGGTGGGGCTCGGCAGATCAAGGGCGATCCGACACTTGCGGTGGCGACATCGGGTGGTGGGCCGATGGCGGCTGCGCTGTTGCTGGCGCGGGACTGA
- a CDS encoding cytochrome P450, producing the protein MRIDPANPVAPTNIVRRFGMDQVPDHVPPELVRQAGLIYSPEFLADPYTFFPAMHERFPPIFYDVGPFGNAWVLTKHEDALFALRHAEYFSNEDATPFPRDPNNYFYFIPIEIDPPEHRKYRNIVDPVVSPQGVLKLEGRIRALANELIDDVIDKGECEFDEVFGRPLPVLVFLDLMGLPRDMCDTFVSWAMALLHSNDRQIMGDTLKTIGDYLTTAIAEKEANPDDGLVSRIVHAEFDGKRISDKEALGFVTFLFIAGLDTVFATLNNIWLWLARNPERRQEIIDNPDNINAQVEELLRVFSVTFSGRTVAQDVEVRGVQMKKGDKVTSILPACNYDPDVFPNPTVVDFNRPKKIILAFTVGIHSCMGAHLARLEIKIALQEWLKRIPDFKVRPGAETVYRPGGVIGPESVPLVW; encoded by the coding sequence ATGCGCATCGACCCTGCAAATCCGGTCGCGCCGACCAACATCGTCCGCCGCTTCGGCATGGACCAGGTGCCCGATCACGTCCCGCCCGAACTGGTTCGCCAGGCAGGGCTAATCTACAGCCCCGAATTTCTGGCGGATCCGTACACGTTCTTTCCGGCGATGCACGAAAGGTTCCCGCCGATCTTCTACGATGTTGGCCCGTTCGGCAACGCCTGGGTTCTTACCAAGCATGAAGATGCGTTGTTCGCGCTGCGCCACGCCGAATATTTCTCGAACGAGGATGCTACGCCGTTTCCGCGTGATCCCAACAACTACTTCTACTTCATCCCCATCGAGATCGATCCGCCGGAACACCGCAAATATCGCAACATCGTCGATCCTGTGGTCAGCCCGCAGGGCGTGCTCAAGCTGGAAGGACGTATCCGCGCGCTGGCCAACGAGTTGATCGATGACGTGATCGACAAGGGTGAGTGCGAGTTCGACGAGGTGTTCGGTCGGCCTCTGCCGGTCCTCGTATTCCTGGACCTGATGGGGCTGCCACGCGACATGTGCGACACCTTTGTCAGTTGGGCGATGGCGCTGCTGCACTCCAACGATCGGCAGATCATGGGCGATACGCTCAAGACAATCGGCGACTATCTGACAACTGCAATCGCCGAGAAGGAAGCCAATCCTGATGACGGGCTGGTGAGCCGCATCGTGCATGCCGAGTTCGACGGCAAACGCATATCCGACAAGGAGGCGCTCGGCTTCGTGACGTTCCTTTTCATCGCAGGGCTGGACACCGTTTTTGCGACACTCAACAATATCTGGCTGTGGCTGGCCCGCAATCCGGAACGCCGGCAGGAGATCATCGACAATCCCGACAACATCAACGCACAGGTCGAAGAGCTGCTGCGCGTGTTCTCGGTCACCTTTTCCGGCAGGACGGTTGCCCAGGATGTTGAGGTCCGCGGGGTCCAGATGAAGAAGGGCGACAAGGTCACCAGCATCCTTCCGGCCTGCAATTATGACCCGGACGTGTTCCCCAACCCCACCGTGGTGGATTTCAACCGGCCCAAGAAGATCATCCTTGCCTTCACAGTGGGTATCCACAGCTGCATGGGGGCGCATCTGGCCAGGCTGGAAATCAAGATCGCGCTGCAGGAATGGCTCAAGCGCATTCCCGACTTCAAGGTCAGGCCGGGTGCCGAGACGGTGTACCGCCCCGGCGGGGTGATCGGCCCTGAATCGGTGCCATTGGTCTGGTAA
- a CDS encoding 2Fe-2S iron-sulfur cluster-binding protein yields MPAVTYVEFDGAAHAIDLALGENVMRGALHNDLPGIVGECGGGLACATCHCYVDDAWTERVGGPASREESEMLESTAAPIKPSSRLSCQIVMSAELDGLIVHLPEAQY; encoded by the coding sequence ATGCCAGCCGTTACCTATGTCGAGTTCGATGGCGCCGCACATGCCATTGATTTGGCCCTGGGCGAAAATGTGATGCGCGGCGCGCTTCATAACGATCTTCCCGGGATCGTCGGCGAATGCGGGGGCGGATTGGCCTGCGCCACCTGCCATTGCTATGTCGATGATGCCTGGACCGAAAGGGTCGGTGGACCGGCGTCGCGCGAGGAGAGCGAAATGCTCGAATCCACCGCTGCACCGATCAAGCCGAGCAGCCGCCTTTCCTGCCAGATCGTCATGTCGGCAGAATTGGATGGCCTCATCGTCCACTTGCCCGAAGCCCAGTACTAA
- a CDS encoding TetR/AcrR family transcriptional regulator: MAERRARIVRAAYDLLARDGLEGLTIRSVLAETGLARRAFYDRFATKDDLVLAVFQHTLSDAAARFAELIAPVECPVERLRLIVVGIVLGHGRRDADGDDAPNYRAAALSREHLRLAEARPAELQRAIAPLVELIATQLQAGMQSGQVRSANGERLAHLVYNLVSTTVHSQLIAEEHQMPDLEDRSRLAGDLWEFCLRAVSA, from the coding sequence ATGGCTGAGCGACGGGCGAGGATCGTCCGGGCTGCGTATGACCTGTTGGCGCGCGACGGGCTGGAAGGGTTGACGATCCGTTCGGTGCTTGCCGAAACGGGCCTTGCCCGGCGCGCCTTTTATGACCGGTTCGCCACGAAGGATGACCTTGTGCTGGCCGTGTTCCAGCATACGCTTTCTGACGCGGCGGCACGGTTTGCCGAGCTAATTGCTCCGGTCGAATGCCCAGTCGAGCGCCTCCGTCTGATCGTCGTCGGGATCGTGTTGGGGCATGGGCGGCGCGACGCGGATGGCGATGATGCGCCAAACTACCGAGCCGCTGCGCTTAGCCGCGAGCACCTGCGGCTTGCGGAGGCGCGGCCTGCGGAATTGCAACGGGCCATCGCCCCCTTGGTCGAGCTGATCGCCACGCAATTGCAGGCCGGAATGCAATCAGGCCAGGTTCGCAGCGCGAATGGCGAGAGGCTGGCGCACCTCGTCTACAATCTTGTGTCCACAACCGTGCACAGCCAGTTGATTGCCGAAGAGCATCAGATGCCGGATCTGGAAGATCGAAGCCGTCTTGCCGGGGATTTGTGGGAATTCTGCCTGCGCGCTGTCTCTGCCTGA
- a CDS encoding MBL fold metallo-hydrolase codes for MKDNAKPALAGLVRAGDSQAEAIPVTDFVWQVNDISNLYLVNTADGDVMVNTGFMDNAERNLSLISPKRSGPLRHIILTQSHADHFGGVPDFREAETVVIGGPGFTEAWGDMKRLQPFFGPRSRKLWGSTLKRGGTPKPAPNVFPDLMVDRHHAFKQGGRRFELIHAPEGETVDNLIVWLPDERIAFTGNLVGPVWLSMPFFCTLRGDKPRLVWNTLKSLEKLKALDAEIIITGHGEPIRGARKIRADIDRMIGAITYIRDYTLDGMNAGRTVHELMRDVKLPENLTIGEFHGKVSWSVKTIWEEYSGWFHYEDGTTELYHVPRSAVNDDLVMLAGGPSALAHQASVHVIAGRPLEAIHLLDIALDVEPAHGESLGVKKQALTALLDASGSRNLSETMWLKSEIAAVDQLLTAD; via the coding sequence ATGAAGGACAATGCAAAGCCAGCGCTCGCAGGCCTGGTACGGGCTGGCGACAGCCAGGCAGAGGCGATCCCGGTCACCGACTTCGTCTGGCAGGTAAACGACATCTCTAACCTGTATCTGGTCAACACCGCCGACGGCGACGTGATGGTCAACACAGGCTTCATGGACAATGCCGAGCGCAACCTGAGCCTGATATCCCCGAAACGCAGCGGGCCGCTGCGGCACATCATCCTGACCCAGAGCCATGCCGATCATTTCGGCGGCGTGCCCGATTTCCGCGAGGCGGAGACTGTCGTCATCGGCGGGCCGGGTTTCACCGAGGCATGGGGCGACATGAAGCGGCTGCAGCCGTTCTTCGGGCCGCGCAGCCGCAAGCTGTGGGGCAGCACGCTCAAGCGCGGCGGCACTCCCAAACCCGCCCCCAACGTGTTCCCCGACCTGATGGTCGACCGGCACCATGCCTTCAAACAGGGCGGCCGTAGATTCGAACTGATCCACGCGCCCGAGGGCGAGACAGTCGACAACCTGATCGTATGGCTGCCGGACGAAAGGATTGCGTTCACCGGTAACCTGGTGGGTCCGGTATGGCTGTCGATGCCGTTTTTCTGCACGCTGCGGGGGGACAAGCCACGGCTGGTGTGGAACACGTTGAAGAGCCTTGAAAAGCTGAAGGCGCTCGATGCCGAGATCATCATCACCGGGCATGGCGAGCCGATCCGAGGCGCTAGAAAAATTCGTGCCGATATCGACAGGATGATCGGCGCCATCACCTATATCCGCGACTATACGCTCGACGGGATGAATGCGGGCCGCACGGTTCACGAGCTTATGCGCGATGTGAAACTGCCCGAGAACCTGACCATCGGAGAATTCCACGGTAAGGTGAGCTGGTCAGTCAAGACCATCTGGGAAGAATATTCGGGCTGGTTCCATTACGAGGATGGCACCACGGAGCTGTATCATGTGCCGCGTTCGGCGGTGAACGACGATCTGGTGATGCTGGCCGGCGGTCCTTCAGCTCTCGCGCATCAGGCAAGCGTTCATGTTATTGCAGGGCGACCGCTGGAAGCGATCCATCTTCTGGATATCGCGCTGGATGTCGAGCCAGCGCATGGTGAATCGCTCGGCGTCAAGAAGCAGGCGCTCACGGCGCTGCTGGACGCAAGCGGATCACGCAACCTGTCCGAGACGATGTGGCTGAAGTCCGAGATAGCGGCGGTCGATCAATTGCTGACGGCGGATTGA
- a CDS encoding zinc-dependent alcohol dehydrogenase has product MGRLLTIHAVNDVRVDEYQRPEPGPNDVVIKMKACGICGSDLSYIKVGGMSQNADGTTALGHEGAGEVMFVGSAVNDIALGQPVIVNPMNTPSFIGSGGPEGAFTEELLVREARLGDSILPIPAGIPYDIAAMCEPLAVALHGVNRAEAQAGTRLVIFGCGPIGLGMVMWAVDRGCDVIALDLAEERLERARRLGARTINPAREDAVERIKDLHGREMYFGRERASTDAYIDAAGGPAILSQVVSMAKKHARHVITAAYMKPIELPAGPMLTSEMTITSAVGYPSEFPDVVAAMPRLKQQIRSIISHHLPFERIMEGLEIAATPQSAKVMIEFGDSAP; this is encoded by the coding sequence ATGGGACGCCTGCTCACAATTCACGCCGTTAACGATGTTCGTGTGGATGAATACCAACGACCCGAGCCCGGTCCGAACGATGTGGTCATCAAGATGAAGGCGTGCGGGATCTGCGGCAGCGACCTGAGCTATATCAAGGTTGGCGGGATGAGCCAGAACGCCGATGGCACGACCGCGTTGGGACATGAAGGTGCAGGCGAAGTGATGTTCGTCGGCAGCGCGGTCAATGATATTGCGCTGGGTCAGCCGGTTATCGTCAATCCCATGAACACGCCCAGCTTCATTGGCAGCGGCGGACCGGAGGGCGCGTTTACGGAGGAGTTGCTGGTTCGCGAGGCACGGCTTGGTGATTCCATCCTGCCGATCCCTGCGGGCATTCCCTATGACATCGCTGCGATGTGCGAGCCGCTGGCCGTGGCCCTGCACGGGGTCAATCGCGCCGAAGCGCAGGCAGGCACAAGGCTCGTCATCTTTGGCTGCGGGCCGATCGGGCTTGGCATGGTGATGTGGGCGGTCGACCGGGGCTGCGACGTCATCGCGCTCGATCTGGCAGAAGAAAGGCTGGAGCGCGCACGCAGACTGGGGGCAAGGACCATCAACCCTGCACGCGAGGATGCCGTCGAGCGGATCAAGGACCTTCACGGGCGCGAAATGTACTTCGGTCGTGAACGTGCTTCCACCGACGCATATATCGACGCGGCGGGAGGCCCTGCGATCCTATCTCAGGTGGTGTCGATGGCTAAGAAGCATGCCCGGCATGTGATCACGGCGGCCTATATGAAGCCGATCGAGCTTCCCGCAGGCCCGATGCTGACCAGCGAGATGACGATCACCAGCGCAGTAGGCTATCCTAGCGAGTTTCCCGATGTGGTGGCCGCCATGCCGCGGCTGAAACAGCAGATCCGCTCGATCATCAGCCACCATCTGCCGTTCGAGCGGATCATGGAAGGGCTGGAGATCGCCGCCACGCCGCAGTCGGCCAAGGTGATGATCGAGTTCGGAGACAGCGCGCCATGA
- a CDS encoding SDR family NAD(P)-dependent oxidoreductase: MGNGLFDCTGKVTLVTGGNGGIGLGFATGIARMGGDVAIWARNAEKNAAARQVLLDAGARRVETYIVDVSSEEAILAGYDQLMADFERIDCVFANSGASPRYNSIFDMPTDHWHDFQKTALDGAFFTLREGARHMKARAEAGEPGGSLVACGSLSMFQGLAGKAEYAASKSAVAAVIRCLAAELGAFGIRANVVAPGLIITPMMGPADGPAVQYLNGHYAPITPMKRTGAVADFEGIGAFLCSDASSFISGETIKVDGGYMIRG; the protein is encoded by the coding sequence ATGGGCAACGGCCTGTTTGATTGCACCGGAAAGGTGACGCTGGTGACCGGCGGCAATGGCGGTATCGGCCTGGGGTTTGCGACCGGCATCGCACGGATGGGCGGAGACGTGGCGATCTGGGCACGCAACGCCGAGAAGAATGCCGCGGCCAGGCAGGTGTTGCTGGATGCAGGCGCCCGGCGGGTGGAAACCTACATCGTCGATGTCTCGTCAGAAGAGGCGATCCTTGCTGGCTACGACCAGTTGATGGCCGATTTCGAGCGGATCGACTGCGTGTTTGCCAATTCGGGGGCATCGCCGCGCTACAATTCGATCTTCGACATGCCGACCGACCACTGGCACGATTTTCAGAAGACCGCGCTCGATGGCGCATTCTTCACTTTGCGCGAAGGCGCACGGCACATGAAGGCGCGGGCAGAAGCGGGCGAGCCGGGCGGAAGCCTGGTGGCATGCGGCAGCCTTTCGATGTTCCAGGGGCTGGCGGGCAAGGCCGAATATGCCGCATCCAAAAGCGCTGTTGCCGCCGTGATCCGGTGTCTGGCAGCCGAACTGGGCGCATTTGGCATCCGCGCCAACGTCGTCGCGCCGGGCCTGATCATCACCCCGATGATGGGGCCTGCCGATGGCCCTGCCGTGCAGTATCTCAACGGCCATTATGCGCCGATCACCCCGATGAAACGGACGGGCGCTGTCGCCGATTTCGAAGGCATCGGCGCTTTCCTGTGTTCGGATGCATCATCTTTCATTTCCGGTGAGACCATCAAGGTCGACGGCGGCTACATGATCCGGGGATAA